One genomic segment of Stenotrophomonas sp. 704A1 includes these proteins:
- a CDS encoding phosphatase PAP2/dual specificity phosphatase family protein, whose product MATLLATAAPSEARPWRRALLWLALLGPFFFASYGFANWMAGRQAELPVMAFGWETHIPFVAWTIVPYWSIDLFYAISFFLCRRQRELDRHALRLLSAQLISVACFLLWPLRFSFQRPQIEGVFGWLFDVLLGFDKPFNQAPSLHIVLLIVLWVKFAQYVHGGWRVVLHAWAALIGISVLTTFQHHFIDIPTGLLVGWLCVWLWPEQGTPPLRAWRRVRDLKRWRLAALYLLGAGLLLMPAVLVGGAALWLLWPVLSLLLVALAYAGLGMAVFQKRADGRLTMAARWLLAPYLAAAWINSRLWTRSAPQPVEVAGGVWLGRITCGALPAPLRGVVDACAELSCHAPGAAYASVPMLDLVVPAPAQLAEAADAIEALSAQGPLLVCCALGYSRSAASVATWLLRTGRACSAAEAVARVRAARPSIVLHDVHLQAIAAAAARERTA is encoded by the coding sequence ATGGCGACGCTGCTGGCCACTGCGGCACCCAGCGAGGCGCGCCCCTGGCGGCGTGCCCTGCTGTGGCTGGCCCTGCTCGGGCCGTTCTTCTTCGCCAGCTACGGCTTTGCCAACTGGATGGCCGGCCGCCAGGCCGAGCTGCCGGTGATGGCCTTCGGCTGGGAAACGCACATTCCCTTCGTGGCGTGGACGATCGTGCCGTACTGGTCGATCGATCTGTTCTATGCGATCTCGTTCTTCCTGTGCCGGCGTCAGCGGGAGCTGGACCGGCATGCGTTGCGCCTGCTCAGTGCGCAGCTGATCTCGGTGGCCTGCTTCCTGCTGTGGCCGCTGCGTTTCAGTTTCCAGCGGCCGCAGATCGAAGGCGTGTTCGGCTGGCTGTTCGACGTGCTGCTGGGCTTCGACAAACCGTTCAACCAGGCGCCCTCGCTGCACATCGTGCTGCTGATCGTGCTGTGGGTGAAGTTCGCGCAGTACGTGCACGGCGGCTGGCGCGTCGTGCTGCATGCATGGGCGGCACTGATCGGCATTTCGGTGCTGACCACCTTCCAGCATCACTTCATCGACATTCCGACCGGGCTGCTGGTCGGGTGGCTGTGCGTCTGGCTGTGGCCGGAGCAGGGCACGCCGCCGCTGCGCGCCTGGCGCCGCGTGCGCGACCTGAAGCGCTGGCGGCTGGCCGCCTTATACCTGCTGGGGGCCGGTCTGTTGCTGATGCCGGCGGTGCTGGTGGGCGGGGCGGCCCTGTGGCTGCTGTGGCCGGTGCTGTCACTGCTGCTGGTGGCGCTGGCCTATGCCGGGCTGGGCATGGCGGTATTCCAGAAGCGCGCCGATGGGCGACTGACCATGGCCGCGCGCTGGCTGCTGGCACCGTACCTGGCCGCGGCCTGGATCAATTCGCGGCTGTGGACGCGCAGTGCGCCGCAGCCGGTGGAAGTGGCCGGCGGCGTGTGGCTGGGCCGCATTACCTGCGGCGCGCTGCCCGCTCCGTTGCGTGGCGTGGTCGATGCCTGCGCCGAGCTGTCCTGCCACGCGCCGGGCGCGGCCTATGCCAGCGTACCGATGCTGGACCTGGTGGTGCCTGCACCGGCGCAGCTGGCCGAGGCCGCCGATGCCATCGAAGCCCTGAGTGCGCAGGGCCCGCTGCTGGTGTGTTGCGCGCTGGGCTATTCGCGCAGTGCGGCCAGTGTCGCCACCTGGCTGCTGCGCACCGGCCGGGCATGCAGCGCCGCCGAGGCGGTGGCGCGGGTGCGTGCCGCACGGCCGTCCATCGTCCTGCATGACGTTCATCTACAGGCCATCGCGGCCGCCGCCGCACGGGAGCGCACTGCATGA